In Paenibacillus ihbetae, the following are encoded in one genomic region:
- the sigJ gene encoding RNA polymerase sigma factor SigJ, with product MEELFEQYRALLFTLAYQLTGSTADAEDVVQDVFYKAHEIQPERLKEPKAYLCKMVTNRCLDLQKSARKKREVYVGPWLPEPISTSGEDLVEKIVRRDMLSYAMLVLLERLTPSERAAFILREALGFDYAEIAELLGKRETSCRMLMSRAKSKLGITGEEHITAEAVDLDWVSRFLTSLEQGNVDHVLSLLSEDVILVTDGGGKVVAATSPIQTRDQVALILAGALHALKSQGSLRAEFAPLNGETGIVLRTEGKPAAVIFLQHRHGKFDRIYVVRNPDKLTRV from the coding sequence ATGGAAGAACTGTTTGAACAATATAGAGCACTCCTGTTCACGCTGGCGTATCAATTGACAGGTTCTACAGCAGATGCTGAGGATGTTGTTCAGGATGTGTTTTATAAGGCGCATGAGATTCAACCTGAGCGATTGAAGGAGCCGAAAGCGTATTTGTGCAAAATGGTAACCAATCGTTGTCTTGATTTGCAGAAGTCGGCAAGGAAGAAGAGGGAAGTGTACGTCGGCCCTTGGCTTCCCGAACCGATTTCGACATCGGGAGAGGATCTGGTGGAAAAGATCGTCCGTCGCGATATGCTGTCGTATGCCATGCTCGTATTGCTTGAGCGGTTGACCCCGTCTGAGCGGGCAGCTTTCATCTTGCGTGAGGCGCTTGGATTCGATTATGCCGAAATAGCCGAACTTCTTGGCAAACGAGAAACGAGCTGCCGTATGCTGATGAGCCGGGCAAAAAGCAAGTTGGGAATAACCGGGGAAGAGCATATTACCGCCGAGGCAGTCGATTTGGATTGGGTTAGCCGGTTCCTCACATCCCTTGAGCAAGGGAACGTCGATCACGTGCTATCCCTGCTGAGTGAAGATGTTATCCTTGTTACCGACGGAGGTGGAAAGGTAGTCGCGGCAACTTCTCCAATTCAGACGCGCGATCAAGTGGCTCTTATCTTAGCCGGTGCGCTTCATGCTTTAAAGTCTCAAGGTAGCCTACGTGCGGAGTTTGCCCCACTGAATGGTGAGACCGGCATCGTACTACGCACTGAGGGCAAGCCCGCAGCCGTTATATTTTTACAACACCGACATGGAAAGTTTGACAGAATCTACGTCGTTAGAAACCCGGATAAGCTAACTCGCGTTTAG
- a CDS encoding SgcJ/EcaC family oxidoreductase, with product MAQNADDHEKEGLLIKEIIAEMESAHNRHNADELDLHFTANATWVNVLGSRLSGWNQINTAHRLAYEGPLRNSYARYEVLNISFVRSDVAIVHIGQHPTNHLGQDLEDAQKSIAIYVMTKDSNTWKVAAGQNTFIQ from the coding sequence GTGGCTCAAAACGCTGATGATCATGAAAAAGAAGGTCTACTCATTAAAGAAATTATAGCCGAAATGGAATCCGCTCATAATCGACATAATGCTGATGAACTGGATCTCCATTTTACCGCGAACGCGACATGGGTTAATGTATTGGGATCTCGATTATCTGGTTGGAACCAAATAAATACAGCCCACAGGTTGGCATATGAGGGACCGCTAAGAAATTCATATGCCCGTTATGAGGTCTTAAACATTTCATTCGTTCGATCAGATGTAGCAATTGTACACATTGGGCAGCACCCAACAAATCATCTTGGACAGGACCTTGAAGATGCCCAAAAAAGCATTGCAATTTATGTGATGACTAAAGACAGTAATACGTGGAAAGTTGCGGCAGGGCAAAACACGTTTATTCAATAA
- a CDS encoding HTH domain-containing protein — protein MGKLKRVLFTEEQMRKLEENPNVHHVTEAAITYTPAFKLEALKAYKQGQTPSEIFIRAGFDLDVIGHKKPKDSLKRWRETFELYGEEGLATERRGKGSTGRKPAGQLSAEEELKRAKAQIKLLEAQVDMLKKLEALDRQKKKR, from the coding sequence ATGGGGAAGTTGAAACGGGTGCTCTTTACCGAGGAGCAAATGAGGAAGCTGGAGGAGAATCCAAACGTACACCATGTGACCGAGGCGGCCATTACATACACACCTGCATTCAAGCTGGAGGCGCTGAAAGCCTACAAGCAGGGGCAGACACCTTCAGAAATCTTTATTCGTGCCGGCTTCGACCTGGACGTTATTGGTCATAAGAAGCCCAAGGACAGCTTAAAACGGTGGCGTGAAACCTTCGAACTGTACGGTGAGGAAGGTTTGGCTACAGAGCGGCGCGGTAAGGGCAGTACAGGGCGCAAGCCAGCTGGTCAGTTGTCAGCCGAAGAAGAATTGAAACGGGCTAAGGCCCAGATCAAACTGCTTGAAGCTCAAGTGGACATGCTAAAAAAGCTCGAAGCGCTCGATCGGCAGAAGAAGAAACGCTGA
- a CDS encoding IS3 family transposase, which yields MRAYGLKRMTRYLCELVEVSPSGYYRWLGTEEDRQLRAAADEQDILLIKQHFDALRGKAGALVIKMRLEQISGVVMNHKKIRRLMKKAGLVAVIRQANPYRKMAKATQEHKTCPNLLERKFNQGEPEKVFLTDITYLRYGSGHWAYLSCVKDGATRQILADSVAATLELPIVERTLQRLLERLDGNIHPEAILHSDQGMHYTHPKTRLLIAKAGFKQSMSRKGNCWDNAPMESFFGHLKDDVDFSDCQTIDEVRVRVKEYISYYNSERYQWTLKKMTPDEFRGHLLAS from the coding sequence ATTCGGGCATATGGCCTGAAACGAATGACACGCTATCTATGCGAGCTCGTGGAAGTAAGTCCAAGCGGCTATTACAGGTGGCTGGGGACGGAAGAAGATCGTCAACTTCGTGCTGCCGCCGACGAGCAGGACATCCTTCTCATCAAGCAGCACTTTGACGCGCTCCGCGGCAAAGCAGGTGCGCTTGTGATTAAGATGCGGCTGGAACAGATAAGCGGCGTTGTCATGAACCACAAGAAGATTCGCCGGCTTATGAAAAAGGCAGGCTTGGTGGCCGTAATCCGTCAGGCGAACCCCTACCGCAAGATGGCTAAGGCAACTCAAGAGCACAAGACGTGTCCGAACCTGCTGGAGCGAAAGTTTAACCAAGGCGAACCTGAGAAAGTGTTTCTCACTGACATCACTTATTTGCGCTATGGAAGCGGACACTGGGCATACCTTTCCTGCGTGAAGGACGGGGCGACCAGGCAGATCCTTGCCGACAGCGTGGCAGCAACACTCGAGCTTCCAATTGTCGAGCGGACGCTACAGCGTCTTTTAGAGCGATTAGATGGAAACATTCATCCAGAAGCGATTCTGCACTCCGACCAAGGGATGCACTACACGCATCCTAAAACCCGTCTTCTCATTGCTAAGGCAGGATTTAAGCAGTCGATGTCGCGCAAAGGCAATTGCTGGGACAACGCCCCGATGGAATCATTCTTCGGTCACTTGAAAGACGACGTTGATTTTAGCGATTGCCAAACTATTGATGAAGTGAGGGTGCGAGTGAAGGAGTACATAAGCTACTACAACTCAGAACGATACCAGTGGACATTAAAAAAGATGACCCCCGATGAATTCAGAGGTCATCTGCTTGCTAGCTAA
- a CDS encoding HAD-IIB family hydrolase: MQVIYTPAVTEYLIFFDFDETYYPHECLPEQLNMIYELEQYLQQLARNHQVKIAWVTGSSVQQIQAKMKTAGMTQLPHFIASNLGTEMWEVKSDGQLVTVPSWAKIIGASRFSRRDVEDLLSELKSTYNINLHEQTQFGQSGYKMNYYYYPVSAVKTQYDLSIIRHLAANCGIGININICNPKAGDPEHAYDVDFIPAGTGKKAAVQFLVKYCQVSPSKTLAFGDSGNDIEMLKMAAHGYLLQNATDEAKSCHHNVAPYPYAEGILHVCRNFFRE; the protein is encoded by the coding sequence ATGCAAGTCATCTATACCCCTGCTGTAACAGAATACCTGATATTTTTTGATTTTGACGAAACCTATTATCCGCATGAATGTTTGCCTGAACAACTCAATATGATATACGAGCTGGAACAATACCTCCAGCAGCTGGCCAGAAATCATCAAGTAAAAATAGCTTGGGTCACCGGAAGCAGTGTTCAGCAAATACAAGCAAAAATGAAAACAGCCGGTATGACGCAGCTCCCCCATTTTATCGCGAGCAACCTGGGCACAGAGATGTGGGAGGTCAAGTCTGACGGACAACTGGTCACTGTTCCATCCTGGGCAAAGATTATTGGAGCATCCCGATTCTCCCGAAGAGATGTAGAAGATTTACTTAGCGAATTAAAATCAACATACAACATCAACCTTCACGAACAGACTCAATTTGGCCAATCCGGATATAAAATGAACTACTATTATTATCCGGTATCAGCAGTCAAAACCCAATATGATCTAAGCATTATCAGGCACCTGGCCGCAAATTGCGGGATCGGCATAAATATCAATATTTGCAATCCCAAGGCGGGTGATCCGGAGCATGCATATGATGTTGATTTTATCCCTGCTGGAACTGGAAAAAAAGCGGCTGTGCAATTCCTAGTGAAGTATTGTCAGGTATCCCCGTCCAAAACACTGGCCTTCGGCGATAGTGGGAATGACATCGAGATGCTTAAGATGGCTGCGCACGGATATCTTCTCCAGAATGCAACGGATGAAGCAAAGTCATGCCACCACAACGTTGCCCCTTATCCTTACGCCGAGGGAATATTGCATGTATGTAGAAATTTCTTTCGAGAGTAA
- a CDS encoding LacI family DNA-binding transcriptional regulator, whose product MFVLPTIIDISRVSGLSKSTVSRVLNNHPHVSDESRQKVQNAIKQLGYVRNTQGVQLRLQASNHIGVLVPDVEHPFFSQLVSALSRVLGSAGYQLVIYQTERSREYERDVYARLLRREMDAVVIAHSHFSEREIKEYIGSSIGIVCNEAMDGEFLDVFRLDEEDAVFQATAYLLSKGRRHILFCMDHMTPLQERRWKGFQRAHQQFGLACTKSQCYTGLVTMEDGYALGERLFTSDHLPDGMITGSDFVATGLLKAAKHKGISVPQDLSVIGCDNHPVGLMTDPELTTITNCISDMVRDVTECLTRRLKGIQTAPILKTYKASLIIRKST is encoded by the coding sequence GTGTTCGTTTTGCCCACCATAATTGATATTTCTCGAGTAAGCGGTCTCTCCAAGTCAACGGTATCGCGAGTGTTAAACAACCATCCTCATGTATCCGACGAGAGCAGACAAAAAGTACAGAACGCTATTAAGCAGCTGGGATATGTCCGCAATACGCAGGGGGTTCAGCTGCGGCTACAGGCAAGCAATCATATCGGTGTGCTTGTCCCGGATGTGGAGCATCCCTTTTTCAGTCAGCTTGTCAGTGCATTAAGTCGAGTTTTGGGCTCAGCGGGGTATCAGCTTGTTATCTATCAGACCGAACGATCCCGCGAATATGAACGAGATGTTTATGCCCGATTGTTACGTCGAGAAATGGATGCCGTGGTTATTGCTCATTCCCATTTCTCTGAGAGAGAGATTAAAGAATATATAGGTTCTTCCATTGGAATCGTATGCAACGAAGCGATGGACGGAGAGTTCCTCGATGTCTTTCGGTTGGATGAAGAAGATGCGGTCTTTCAAGCGACAGCCTATTTGCTGTCCAAGGGACGCCGTCATATATTGTTCTGTATGGATCACATGACGCCATTGCAAGAGCGTAGATGGAAAGGGTTTCAGCGGGCTCACCAACAATTCGGCCTTGCTTGCACGAAATCGCAATGTTATACGGGACTGGTGACGATGGAGGATGGTTATGCCTTGGGAGAACGATTATTTACTTCTGATCATTTACCGGATGGAATGATAACAGGCAGTGACTTTGTCGCTACCGGTTTATTGAAAGCAGCAAAGCACAAGGGGATATCCGTACCTCAAGATCTGTCCGTCATCGGGTGTGATAACCATCCTGTAGGACTGATGACTGACCCGGAGCTGACCACAATAACCAATTGTATTTCCGATATGGTGAGGGATGTTACGGAATGTCTGACCCGGAGATTAAAGGGAATACAAACTGCTCCTATCTTGAAAACCTACAAAGCCTCGCTGATTATACGTAAATCTACTTGA
- a CDS encoding ABC transporter substrate-binding protein, which produces MRLAEDYLRLRSAYSGEKKGEPFQVTIDGVAEALYCTPRNARLILRKMTDAGLIQYAAGQGRGHRSELTFLADRRELVIREAQQYVRQGDVQGALLWVKERAGEHEVKQRFMDWLTGYFGYRMETIGEGRIVETLRLPIYRPIVTLDPADAMYAFDTHMIRQVHATLVELDRETDKVTPALALDWESSTDASCWTFYLRKGVTFHNGTELTADDVKYSLLRVQQEARNHSWLCRDIVEICAESRYKVRIKLRQPNVLFALYMSHTAAAVLSRDSGENGAGSVPGSLPVGAGPYRITKLLPGICILEVFQNYYAARGQIDRIEVMIIPDTGGEWSLETNPGVLIVETGEARRQELKAWRCSRLVTGCSMLTINLAKPGILQADSFRRALGLAVDRSRMVRDLGYPYASPCLGFHLEPNPASADPMYDPEEAARELRRSGYCGEVLKLYTYRRHEQAAYWLQQQYDQAGIRLDVYIVPWADLMKEERTREADLILFEALLNEGLLRQIEYLLSRYSFIHSMLDPGAQAEVDQLMGQLLQKEEPEARNEAFQQLQTWLSKRGTAVYLTYNEARVLSHPAQQGVRLNAAGWVDFKDIWFKGERELR; this is translated from the coding sequence GTGAGATTGGCAGAGGATTATCTTCGGCTGCGGAGCGCATACTCCGGCGAAAAAAAAGGGGAGCCGTTCCAGGTGACGATCGACGGGGTGGCCGAGGCCCTGTACTGCACGCCACGGAACGCCAGGCTGATCCTGCGTAAAATGACGGATGCAGGGTTGATTCAGTATGCAGCCGGGCAGGGAAGGGGACATCGATCAGAGCTGACGTTTCTGGCGGACAGGCGGGAGCTCGTGATCCGGGAAGCACAGCAATATGTGAGGCAAGGTGACGTACAAGGCGCGCTGCTCTGGGTAAAGGAGAGGGCGGGCGAACACGAAGTAAAGCAGCGGTTCATGGACTGGCTGACCGGTTATTTCGGGTACCGCATGGAAACGATCGGAGAGGGCCGTATCGTGGAGACGCTTCGCCTGCCGATCTACCGGCCGATCGTGACGCTTGACCCGGCGGACGCGATGTATGCCTTCGACACCCATATGATCCGCCAGGTTCATGCGACCCTGGTCGAACTGGACAGAGAGACCGACAAGGTTACTCCCGCCCTCGCACTTGATTGGGAATCCAGTACGGATGCCAGCTGCTGGACTTTCTATTTGCGGAAAGGCGTGACGTTCCACAACGGCACGGAGCTTACGGCCGATGACGTCAAGTACAGCCTGCTCCGCGTTCAGCAGGAAGCCAGAAATCATTCCTGGCTGTGCAGGGATATCGTTGAGATCTGCGCGGAATCGCGCTATAAAGTCCGAATAAAGCTTCGTCAGCCCAACGTTCTGTTCGCGCTATATATGTCTCATACGGCGGCAGCGGTCCTTTCCCGCGATAGCGGGGAGAACGGAGCCGGAAGTGTTCCCGGCAGCCTGCCCGTCGGGGCAGGGCCATACCGGATTACGAAGTTGTTGCCGGGAATATGCATTCTTGAGGTATTCCAGAATTATTATGCGGCCCGGGGCCAGATTGATCGTATTGAAGTAATGATTATCCCGGACACCGGTGGAGAATGGTCATTGGAGACCAATCCGGGTGTTCTGATCGTTGAGACAGGAGAAGCCCGTCGTCAGGAGCTGAAAGCATGGCGGTGCAGCCGTCTAGTTACCGGTTGCAGCATGCTGACCATAAACCTCGCGAAGCCGGGAATCCTGCAAGCCGATTCTTTTCGCAGGGCACTTGGACTTGCGGTTGACCGAAGCCGTATGGTCCGAGATTTGGGATACCCGTACGCCTCTCCTTGCCTCGGTTTTCACCTTGAGCCGAATCCGGCTTCTGCAGATCCAATGTATGATCCAGAAGAGGCAGCCAGGGAGTTGAGACGGTCCGGATACTGCGGAGAGGTGCTGAAGCTGTACACGTACCGGCGTCATGAGCAAGCAGCTTACTGGCTTCAGCAGCAATATGATCAGGCCGGGATACGGCTGGACGTGTATATTGTACCCTGGGCGGACTTGATGAAGGAAGAACGGACTCGGGAGGCGGACCTGATCCTTTTCGAGGCATTGCTGAACGAGGGGCTGCTTCGCCAGATCGAATATTTGCTGTCCCGGTACAGCTTCATCCACAGCATGCTGGACCCCGGAGCCCAGGCGGAGGTAGATCAGCTTATGGGGCAGCTGCTTCAGAAGGAGGAGCCGGAAGCCCGGAATGAGGCGTTTCAACAATTGCAGACTTGGTTGAGCAAACGCGGCACAGCCGTCTATTTGACCTACAATGAAGCCCGGGTACTCTCCCATCCGGCACAGCAGGGTGTCAGGCTGAATGCTGCCGGTTGGGTAGATTTTAAGGACATCTGGTTTAAAGGAGAAAGGGAATTGCGGTAG